A segment of the Deinococcota bacterium genome:
AGCGGCTAGTCTAACGCCGCGGCGCGCCCCGCCGCCAAAGGCTGCATTACCCTCCGTGACCCTCCGCGCGGCCTCTTCGGCAAGCCCTCAGCCGGGCTCGGCGGCGAGTTCCGCCTCACCGTGCCCCTTGTGCTTGTCGGGCGTGACGTAGACCGTCTTCTGCCGGCTGTAGTGGACCGCGCCCAGTGCCGCGCCCTTGGGCTTCCAGAGGTGTTTTCTGAGGGTATAGTCCACCGCCACATTGCTGGAGTCGGCGGCCTGCGAAAAGGCCGCCGCCAGTTCCGCCGCAAACAGCACCGTCTCGAAGGGCAGCTCGCTGCCGTTCGTCTGCACGATGACGTGCGAGCCGTGGTAGCCCTGGACGTGCAGCCACAGGTCGAGGCTCTTGGCCGTCTTCATCGTCAGCAGGTCGTTCTCACGAGCGTTGCGCCCGACCAGGACGAGAAAGCCATGCGGGCTGGTGTAGCGGACGCCGAGCCTGCGGCGGGGCTGGCCCTTCGCCTTGGGGAGGTGGCGTTCGGCCAGCGCCCCCAACTCTTTAGGCGTCAGCAGCGGCAGCTCGGCCAGTCTCTCTTGCAGCTCGGCCAGCTCGCTCTCGAGCCGCGGCGCCTCGGCCAGCGCCCGCTCGAGAGCAGCCTCGCGGCGCTTGGCCTTGCGGTAGAGGGCCTGGGCGTTTTGCACCGCGGAGAGCTTGGGGTCGAGCGCGAGCGTGACCTCCTGGCCCTCAAAGTCCGTCAGGCTGACCGTCTCGGCGCCACCCGGCACTCTGTTAGCGTAGGCCATGAGCAGGTC
Coding sequences within it:
- a CDS encoding NFACT RNA binding domain-containing protein, which produces DLLMAYANRVPGGAETVSLTDFEGQEVTLALDPKLSAVQNAQALYRKAKRREAALERALAEAPRLESELAELQERLAELPLLTPKELGALAERHLPKAKGQPRRRLGVRYTSPHGFLVLVGRNARENDLLTMKTAKSLDLWLHVQGYHGSHVIVQTNGSELPFETVLFAAELAAAFSQAADSSNVAVDYTLRKHLWKPKGAALGAVHYSRQKTVYVTPDKHKGHGEAELAAEPG